AACTTCATAATTTCAGTAGGTTGAATATTAATAAAACCTAATTTAATCCAACGCCGGGCCCCTTTATCAGGTTCAAAAAATAGAACTACAATTAATAATAATAAAGCAACCACAAAAAGAAAATTTAGATAAGGTTTTAAGCGAAAATAATCAAGATTCATTAAAATTATCATAGCCAAAAATCCCAGTCCGGCCCAAGTTAATTGTTTACGTAAATAATAATAAGGGTCCTTTTCCAAGGTATCATAATAACTAGCACTAAAAACCATTACAATGCCCATAGCCAATAAAAACATGGTTGTAAAGAAAATCCATAAATCCGGTTCACCTTTTTTAAAACGCATTCCTTCACCTACTCTCGGTTATCTTCCGGACTAAATCCTTGAAAACTTGACCTCTTTCCTCAAAGCTGGAAAACATATCCCAACTGGCACAAGCTGGTGACAGCAGCACAATATCACCTTTTACGGCTAAATCTGTTCCCAAATACACTGCAGCTTTTAAATCGCTGACTAAATGATAATTTCGATAACCTACCTTTTTCACTGCTGCTGCAATTTGGGGTGCAGCTTCACCAAATAAAATTAATTCTTTAACTCTCTCTTTAATTTTTAAGGCTAAAGCCGAAAAATCACTACCTTTATTTTTCCCTCCGGCTAATAAAATTAAGGGATGAGTATAAGCAGCAAGTGCCTTAATTACCGCTGCGGGATTTGTACCTTTGGAATCATTAATAAACGTGATACCTTGGTAAGTCAAAACTTCTTCCAAGCGGTGCTCCACACCTGGAAAAGTGCGCAAACTCATAGTGATACTAGTTTTACTTAAACCCATTAACCAACCCGCTGCAGCTGCAGCTAAAGCATTTTCTAAATTATGTCCACCTTTAATTTTTATTTCTTCTACTGGTAAAAAACGAGTAGTTTGTGAGGCCTCCTTAGCCACTAGCCAATCATCCTGCACACAAAAACCTGTTTCTAGAATATGTTCCCGACTAAAAAATAGAACTTTACCAGGGGCTAAAGCTGCCATTTTTCTTGTTTCCGGATCATCATAATTTAAAACTAAATAATCTGTAGAATCCTGGTTCAAAAAAATCTTTTCTTTGGATTCCCGATATGCTTCATAACTTAAATGCCAATCCAAATGATCAGGAGTTAAGTTTAAAAACAGGGCCACTTGAGGACGAAAAATTTCCGTAGTAGCTAATTGGAAACTGGAAACCTCCAAAACAGCCAAAGAATCGGAATTGAGGGCCTCTAATTTACTAATTAGAGGTTCACCAATATTTCCACCGACAACTACTTTACGTCCTCCATCAGCTAAAATTTTCCCCAATAAAGTTGTTGTAGTTGTTTTACCATTTGTACCGGTCACCGCAAGTAAAGGGACCTTAATAAAACGTGCAGCCAGTTCAATTTCGCTCCAAATCGGTATTCCTTTTATTCGTGCTTTTTGTAAACAAGGGAGCAGTAAGGGAACTCCGGGACTAACAATAATTAAATCAGGAGAAAAAGAATCTAAATCAGGCTGCTGACCTAAAAGTAAAACCACTCCCCTATTTTCCAAACTAACAAGTTTCTTCCAGACCAAATTAGCTTTAGTTTGGGAATCATTAAGAAAAACCTGAGCCTTTTTTCCCAATAAAAACTCACTAACAGCAAGTCCGGTTCTAGCTGCACCAATAACCAAACATTTTTTTCCCGCTAAATCCATTACACCGCTCCCCTTTGTTATTGAATTAATAATAAGGCAGCTAAAGTAAAGAGAGCAGCCCCACCCCAAAAGGCAAAAACAACCTGCCGTTCCGACCAACCTTTTAATTCAAAATGGTGATGGAGGGGTGCCATTAAAAAAAGCCGCCGTCCCTTAGTATATTTAAAATAAAGTACTTGTAAAATAACCGAAAGGGCTTCCAAAACATAAATACCTCCTAAAATTACTAATAATAATTCTGTTTTGGTTAAAATAGCTAAACCTCCCAAGGCACC
The window above is part of the Clostridia bacterium genome. Proteins encoded here:
- the murD gene encoding UDP-N-acetylmuramoyl-L-alanine--D-glutamate ligase, coding for MDLAGKKCLVIGAARTGLAVSEFLLGKKAQVFLNDSQTKANLVWKKLVSLENRGVVLLLGQQPDLDSFSPDLIIVSPGVPLLLPCLQKARIKGIPIWSEIELAARFIKVPLLAVTGTNGKTTTTTLLGKILADGGRKVVVGGNIGEPLISKLEALNSDSLAVLEVSSFQLATTEIFRPQVALFLNLTPDHLDWHLSYEAYRESKEKIFLNQDSTDYLVLNYDDPETRKMAALAPGKVLFFSREHILETGFCVQDDWLVAKEASQTTRFLPVEEIKIKGGHNLENALAAAAAGWLMGLSKTSITMSLRTFPGVEHRLEEVLTYQGITFINDSKGTNPAAVIKALAAYTHPLILLAGGKNKGSDFSALALKIKERVKELILFGEAAPQIAAAVKKVGYRNYHLVSDLKAAVYLGTDLAVKGDIVLLSPACASWDMFSSFEERGQVFKDLVRKITESR